The following are encoded together in the Scomber scombrus chromosome 7, fScoSco1.1, whole genome shotgun sequence genome:
- the LOC133983496 gene encoding coiled-coil domain-containing protein 127-like — MNNLNDPPRWNIQPDPRGRGAGGADGNQWNYALLVPMLGLAAFRWIWTRESQREIQKVKSQYEKDVSTIKSEMEARYRETLTERHRAAAKLELELEKERQRVKGYKQALISQSQQLMEERKQLQQERDTLEEEKQRLVKSGAAGAVLHQALQRENNWYQRATATLRELEHQLVERQNSFCSLIQPREQRLEMEKNILLKVVKEPIGAELDLESDLKDIFKRDKHCADLLNMDKRKNGSLMWVYLKYWQLQVTVQKHKRAEDVILGGINLPQNDKR; from the exons ATGAACAACTTGAATGACCCCCCCAGGTGGAACATTCAACCTGACCCCAGAGGAAGAGGCGCGGGGGGCGCCGATGGGAACCAGTGGAACTATGCCCTGCTGGTCCCTATGCTGGGACTGGCTGCATTTC GTTGGATTTGGACCAGGGAGTCTCAGAGAGAGATCCAGAAGGTCAAATCCCAGTACGAAAAGGATGTGTCCACAATAAAGAGTGAGATGGAGGCACGGTACCGGGAGACTCTGACAGAGAGGCACAGGGCAGCTGCTAaactggagctggagctggagaaagagagacagagggtgaAAGGCTACAAGCAGGCCCTGATCTCACAGAGCCAGCAGCTGATGGAAGAACGGAAACAGTTACAGCAG GAGCGTGACACTTTGGAGGAAGAGAAGCAAAGGCTGGTCAAGTCCGGAGCTGCGGGGGCTGTGCTGCATCAAGCCCTGCAACGAGAGAACAACTGGTACCAGCGAGCCACCGCCACTCTGAGGGAACTAGAACATCAGCTTGTGGAACGACAGAACTCCTTCTGCTCCCTAATCCAACCTCGAGAACAGCGGCTAGAGATGGAGAAGAACATACTGCTTAAGGTCGTCAAAGAACCAATCGGAGCAGAACTGGATCTAGAGTCGGATCTAAAGGACATTTTTAAGAGAGATAAGCACTGTGCGGACCTGCTGAACATGGACAAGAGGAAGAATGGAAGTCTCATGTGGGTGTATCTCAAGTACTGGCAACTGCAGGTCACCGTGCAGAAACACAAGAGAGCCGAGGACGTCATTCTAGGAGGGATAAATCTCccacaaaatgacaaaagatga
- the zmp:0000000930 gene encoding telethonin: MHCVSRGGCYLVNSYCDLQEENERKKESYQACWLNLVLETRPQYKLVLSEKDNIRKESYKQEQVVHFMVERSPSQILRLGSYSRAMTEHCLPFNLSRDPHVKNSWERLLQQEKSPVILRKENNGAYVDKEKVTGITQTFTKPVRVNFRPSRLMSSPRETSHRMQRRE; the protein is encoded by the exons aTGCACTGTGTGAGTCGAGGAGGCTGCTACCTTGTGAACTCCTACTGTGATCTTCAGGAGGAAAacgagaggaagaaagagagctACCAAGCATGTTGGCTGAACCTGGTGCTTGAAACAAGACCACAATACAA GCTGGTACTATCAGAGAAAGACAACATTCGTAAAGAGAGTTACAAGCAGGAACAGGTGGTCCACTTCATGGTTGAGAGGAGTCCCAGCCAGATACTGAGGCTGGGCAGCTACAGCAGAGCCATGACAGAGCACTGCTTACCCTTCAACCTCAGCAGGGACCCACATGTCAAAAACAGCTGGGAGAGATTGCTACAACAAGAAAAGAGCCCTGTCATACTCAGAAAGGAGAATAATGGAGCGTATGTGGATAAAGAGAAAGTGACTGGCATAACTCAGACCTTTACCAAGCCGGTCAGAGTGAACTTTAGACCTTCGAGGTTGATGTCATCACCGAGGGAAACCTCTCATCGGATGCAGAGGAGAGAATAA